A single genomic interval of Anopheles marshallii chromosome 2, idAnoMarsDA_429_01, whole genome shotgun sequence harbors:
- the LOC128706695 gene encoding ninjurin-2: protein MAMASILPATSGVGESDRVLKSMDANRYATKKTIAQGMLDIALLTANASQLKYILQVGEKHEFYGLMLTLISISIILQMLVGILFVVIGSLNINRKPDQTAAIVLNDVILVLIFVISLINVIISGFGMEYSSQPLRLLERIEPTQSTASTQPMKSSVVSFSTK from the exons ATGGCGATGGCTTCTATACTTCCCGCAACATCTGGCGTAGGCGAAAGTGATCGTGTT CTCAAATCCATGGATGCCAATCGGTACGCGACGAAGAAAACCATCGCCCAGGGCATGCTGGACATTGCGCTGCTGACAGCGAACGCGTCCCAGCTGAAGTACATTCTGCAGGTGGGCGAAAAGCACGAGTTCTACGGTCTAATGCTGACGCTAATCAGCATCTCGATCATACTGCAG ATGCTTGTCGGCATACTGTTCGTGGTGATCGGTAGCTTAAACATTAATCGCAAACCCGACCAAACGGCTGCCATCGTGCTGAACGATGTTATCCTGGTACTAATATTTGTCATCTCACTGATCAATGTCATCATATCCGGGTTCGGCATGGAATATTCGTCGCAACCGCTTCGGTTACTCGAACGCATAGAACCGACGCAATCTACTGCATCTACGCAACCTATGAAATCGTCCGTGGTATCATTTTCTACGAAGTAG
- the LOC128709700 gene encoding odorant receptor 94a-like — protein sequence MYETGRFIFPMRFAIWSWKLCGFFNAPVPKSVPYRIYCYLFYICIMALYLFVLMLNVFVPQPFEQRVFFIMYIALTETAMMLKTHTIYRYFDTVWSLYKTTLGPSFQPLDEAERELQNRTLHVFNRWYYAYIFVSHMAAFGTGSHLLSSEYRMPFFPWFFGVRYGDDARVAYYTIFVYQCFGMYFHMLLNTAGDTQLSYMLQMIGIQLDLLAKRFRSLSSSEEFDRSFVPLVQHYNKIHRMLCRVENLFSFAYFVQFSVSGLVICASAYQVASMVCSERLLSSISIASCITYKLTPASIPLQLNLYDFSKLMNVFYMMSMTMQIGLPCYYGNEVTLKSYALTNAIYSSNWYNMKQSNRKSVQMFLVRTNKPFAATAFRYFNFNLPAFTTILNMAYSVYCVLQRKAKNV from the exons ATGTACGAGACTGGCCGTTTTATCTTCCCGATGCGTTTTGCCATCTGGTCTTGGAAACTGTGCGGTTTTTTCAATGCACCGGTACCAAAATCTGTACCGTACCGTATCTATTGCTATTTGTTCTACATCTGCATCATGGCACTGTATCTGTTCGTGCTGATGTTGAACGTATTCGTACCGCAACCCTTCGAACAGCGCGTGTTCTTCATCATGTACATCGCATTGACGGAAACGGCCATGATGCTGAAAACGCACACTATCTATCGATACTTCGATACTGTCTGGAGTTTGTACAAGACGACCCTGGGACCCTCGTTTCAGCCGCTGGATGAAGCTGAACGGGAGTTGCAAAACCGTACGCTGCATGTGTTTAACCGGTGGTATTACGCCTACATCTTTGTCAGCCATATGGCCGCATTCGGTACGGGTAGCCATTTGTTAAGCTCCGAGTATCGGATGCCCTTCTTTCCGTGGTTTTTCGGTGTCCGGTACGGTGATGATGCACGTGTTGCCTATTACACGATCTTCGTGTATCAATGCTTCGGAATGTACTTCCACATGTTGCTAAATACTGCCGGCGATACGCAACTTTCCTATATGCTGCAAATGATAGGCATTCAGCTGGATCTGCTGGCGAAACGGTTTCGAAGCCTGAGCAGCTCGGAAGAGTTCGATCGCTCCTTTGTACCGTTAGTGCAGCACTACAACAAAATCCATCG CATGCTGTGCCGAGTGGAgaaccttttttcttttgcctattTTGTACAGTTCAGTGTCAGCGGTTTAGTGATCTGCGCTTCAGCTTATCAGGTAGCATCCATGGTATGTTCTGAGCGCTTGCTCTCCTCGATTAGTATCGCTAGCTGCATAACATACAAGCTAACACCTGCGTCTATCCCGTTACAGCTGAACCTGTACGATTTTAGCAAACTAATGAACGTGTTTTACATGATGTCCATGACGATGCAAATCGGGCTACCGTGCTACTATGGTAACGAAGTGACGCTGAAAAGTTACGCACTGACGAATGCCATCTACTCCTCGAACTGGTACAACATGAAGCAAAGTAATCGGAAGAGTGTGCAAATGTTTCTCGTGCGCACCAACAAACCGTTCGCCGCCACTGCGTTTCGATACTTCAACTTTAATTTACCCGCCTTCACAACG ATACTAAATATGGCGTACTCCGTGTACTGTGTGTTGCagcgcaaagcaaaaaatgtttaa
- the LOC128709702 gene encoding odorant receptor 94b-like: MVVYLFTLAFNMFVMQTFEQLVLYIMYIVFTETVMLLKALITHYKFDQICDLFQQTLDGDFKPMDMEEEKLHRKGIGEINYYFYLYMMTTNLAIVSSVLYLLHEDYRLPYFPWMLGITYGPTERLNFGIMFAYQVIGMYFHMLINVATDVQLFYFLGMISIQLDLLGKRFRMIRSSAQFRQSLVKLINHYQKVQRMTHDIEHLYSPAFFAQFSASGLVICATAYKTSSLFNVYELSAIQNLLYMLSMMFQMFLPCRFGNEVTRKSHILRTSIFSSQWYEMQQADRKTLHMLLQRMNKPLTLKAYYFFNYNLQAYTTTLNMAYSVYALLQRNALKKS; this comes from the exons atggtggtgtatCTGTTCACGTTAGCGTTCAACATGTTCGTGATGCAAACGTTCGAACAACTCGTCCTGTACATCATGTACATCGTTTTCACGGAGACTGTGATGCTGCTGAAGGCACTCATCACGCACTACAAGTTCGATCAGATATGTGACCTATTTCAGCAAACGCTGGACGGTGATTTTAAGCCCATGGACATGGAGGAGGAAAAGCTGCATCGCAAGGGCATTGGGGAAATTAATTACTACTTCTATTTGTACATGATGACTACAAATCTTGCAATTGTAAGTTCGGTGCTATACCTGCTGCATGAAGATTATCGCTTGCCCTACTTTCCCTGGATGTTGGGCATTACGTATGGGCCAACGGAGCGGCTCAACTTTGGCATTATGTTCGCCTATCAAGTGATCGGCATGTACTTTCACATGTTGATCAACGTAGCGACGGACGTgcaactgttttattttctgggAATGATCAGCATTCAGCTGGATTTGCTTGGCAAACGGTTCCGGATGATACGCTCTTCGGCACAGTTCAGGCAATCTCTCGTCAAGCTAATAAATCACTATCAAAAAGTGCAACG GATGACCCATGACATTGAACACCTATATTCACCTGCCTTCTTCGCCCAGTTCAGCGCTAGTGGGTTGGTTATTTGCGCAACCGCTTACAAGACATCCTCATTG TTCAATGTGTACGAACTATCGGCTATTCAGAATCTACTCTACATGCTTTCAATGATGTTTCAAATGTTCTTGCCATGCCGCTTCGGCAATGAGGTCACCCGTAAGAGCCACATCCTTCGCACCTCGATATTTAGCTCGCAGTGGTACGAAATGCAGCAAGCGGATCGTAAAACACTGCACATGTTGCTCCAACGCATGAACAAACCGCTCACGCTTAAGGCGTACTACTTCTTCAACTATAATCTCCAAGCTTACACAACG ACGCTCAATATGGCCTATTCCGTGTATGCGTTGCTGCAACGTAACGCGTTGAAGAAATCTTAA
- the LOC128709701 gene encoding actin-related protein 1 — MEPYDVIVNQPVVIDNGSGMIKAGFAGDHIPKCRFPNYMGRPKHVRVMAGALEGDMFVGPKAEDYRGLLSIRYPMEHGIVTDWNDMEKIWTYIYSKDELSTFAEEHPVLLTEAPLNPRKNREKAAEIFFETFNVPALFVSMQAVLSLYATGRVTGVVLDSGDGVTHAVPIFEGFAMPHSIMRVDIAGRDVTRYLKTLIRKEGFSFRTTAEFEIVRSIKEKVCSLATNPLKEETVDTEKTKYVLPDGNVLEIGPACYRAPEVLFRPHMLGEECEGIHEVLIYSIQKSDMDLRKMLYQNIVLSGGSTLFKGFGDRLLSEIRKHVAKDMKIRIAAPQERIYSTWMGGSILASLDTFKKMWVSKREFDEDGQRAIHRKTF, encoded by the exons ATGGAGCCTTATGATGTGATAGTGAATCAACCGGTCGTCATCGACAAC GGTTCGGGAATGATTAAGGCCGGTTTCGCTGGCGATCACATACCAAAGTGTCGTTTTCCCAACTA TATGGGTCGGCCCAAGCATGTGCGCGTGATGGCCGGTGCATTGGAAGGGGACATGTTCGTGGGACCAAAGGCGGAAGACTATCGAGGGCTGCTAAGCATCCGCTACCCGATGGAGCACGGTATCGTAACGGACTGGAACGATATGGAAAAGATCTGGACGTACATCTACAGCAAGGATGAGTTATCAACCTTTGCCGAAGAGCACCCGGTCCTGCTTACCGAGGCACCACTGAATCCTCGCAAGAACCGAGAAAAGGCGGCCgaaatttttttcgaaacgtTCAACGTGCCCGCACTGTTTGTGTCGATGCAAGCCGTGCTGAGCCTCTACGCGACTGGGCGCGTCACCGGTGTGGTGCTGGACTCGGGTGACGGTGTAACACATGCTGTACCCATATTCGAAGGTTTCGCTATGCCGCACAGCATCATGCGCGTAGACATTGCGGGACGGGATGTGACCCGTTACCTGAAGACGCTTATTCGCAAGGAAGGCTTCAGCTTCCGAACGACGGCCGAGTTCGAGATAGTGCGCTCGATCAAGGAAAAGGTATGCTCGTTAGCGACGAATCCGCTTAAAGAGGAGACGGTCGATACGGAGAAAACCAAGTACGTGCTGCCGGACGGAAATGTGCTCGAGATTGGACCGGCGTGTTATCGGGCACCGGAGGTACTGTTCCGCCCTCATATGCTTGGGGAGGAGTGCGAGGGTATACATGAGGTTCTAATATACTCGATTCAAAAGTCCGACATGGATCTGCGAAAGATGCTGTATCAGAACATTGTGTTATCGGGCGGATCGACATTGTTCAAAGGTTTTGGCGATCGATTGCTATCCGAGATAAGGAAACACGTGGCAAAGGATATGAAAATAAGG atCGCTGCCCCGCAAGAACGTATCTACTCGACCTGGATGGGTGGATCAATTCTGGCCTCTCTCGACACATTCAAGAAGATGTGGGTCTCGAAACGGGAATTCGACGAAGATGGCCAGAGGGCGATTCATcggaaaacattttaa
- the LOC128707391 gene encoding BRCA1-associated protein, protein MSALVSLCLLKIELVADRSRSQSTIMLGSAESGSACDDAATGGSIVGDEAAGAVSNEHPNNPRLQREMRGQRKPKKITIESYRNRLLDGGPVPADEYRGILPKSSREQTPMDEVPPPSATEILGEINFFSGNPFVEVTKGILHLFKRNERADISEGGVSKTICLIAVPSSLNCHDILNFIAPCQKEIQHVRILRDGSPNQFMVLLEFRCVEGAIEFYKTFNGAPYNSLEPDTLCHAVWVSSVEWGLDGCCVTPQGHTELPSCPVCLERMDESVDGVLTILCNHVFHAGCLNKWGDSTCPVCRCVQTPELSEQSVCMECEGTEALWICLICGHIGCGRYQGGHAATHYRTTNHTYALQLGTNRVWDYAGDNFVHRLLQSKSDGKLVATQSPGGDDGEEKIDSMQLEFTYLLTSQLDAQRDYYEERLSRLESIVGGEKQKLQEDNEVAKKKTAELEVKLHALTKEKNSLERKITQLTSKLSTVLGELAEEKQFGKTLQANQITWQTKFATLEKQCSEKEQEIIELKEQVRDLMFYMEAQNTIAGSELKSELVDGTVVLPADAVAAASSISSHSGLAVGTSANGGKAKRRQRRK, encoded by the exons ATGTCTGCATTGGTTTCTTTATGTTTGTTAAAGATTGAATTAGTAGCCGACAGAAGTCGCAGCCAGTCGACGATCATGTTGGGCTCCGCGGAATCCGGATCCGCTTGCGATGACGCAGCAACGGGCGGCAGCATAGTTGGCGATG AAGCAGCTGGGGCGGTGTCGAACGAACATCCCAACAATCCACGATTGCAGCGAGAGATGCGGGGCCAACGGAAGccgaaaaaaatcacaatcgAAAGCTATCGCAATCGGCTACTGGATGGTGGACCAGTCCCAGCCGACGAGTATCGTGGCATCCTGCCAAAGAGCTCGCGCGAACAGACACCGATGGATGAGGTGCCTCCACCTTCCGCCACCGAGATACTCGGTGAGATAAACTTCTTTTCCGGTAATCCATTCGTCGAAGTAACCAAAGGTATCCTGCACCTTTTTAAGCGGAA CGAACGGGCGGATATTTCGGAAGGTGGGGTATCGAAAACGATTTGCTTGATTGCCGTACCATCGTCCCTTAACTGCCATGATATACTCAACTTTATCGCACCGTGCCAGAAAGAGATCCAACACGTTCGGATTCTTCGCGACGGTTCACCGAACCAATTTATGGTTCTACTCGAGTTCCGTTGCGTAGAAGGAGCAATTGAATTTTACAAAACCTTCAACGGTGCACCGTACAACAGCCTTGAGCCGGATACCCTCTGCCATGCCGTTTGGGTGTCGAGCGTTGAGTGGGGTCTGGACGGTTGTTGCGTAACGCCGCAAGGACATACCGAGCTACCGTCCTGTCCCGTGTGTCTCGAGCGTATGGACGAAAGTGTGGACGGTGTGCTAACGATCCTGTGCAACCACGTGTTCCATGCCGGGTGTTTGAACAAGTGGGGTGATTCCACGTGCCCCGTCTGTCGCTGCGTACAAACACCGGAACTTTCCGAACAGTCCGTCTGCATGGAGTGTGAAGGGACGGAAGCGCTATGGATTTGTCTCATTTGCGGACACATCGGGTGTGGCCGTTACCAGGGCGGCCACGCAGCGACACACTATCGAACGACTAACCATACGTACGCACTACAGCTGGGTACGAACCGTGTGTGGGATTACGCCGGAGATAATTTCGTGCATCGACTGTTGCAAAGCAAGTCGGATGGAAAGCTTGTCGCCACCCAGTCCCCCGGTGGAGATGATGGGGAAGAAAAGATCGACTCGATGCAACTGGAATTCACTTACCTACTTACATCGCAGCTCGATGCGCAGCGGGATTACTACGAGGAACGATTGTCCCGGCTCGAATCGATCGTCGGTGGCGAAAAACAGAAGCTACAGGAAGATAACGaggtggcgaaaaaaaagacggCTGAGCTGGAGGTAAAATTGCACGCTCtaacgaaagagaaaaacagtttagaacggaaAATCACGCAATTAACATCGAA GCTTAGCACCGTTCTGGGTGAACTGGCCGAGGAGAAACAATTTGGAAAAACGCTACAAGCAAATCAAATCACTTGGCAAACCAAGTTCGCCACCTTGGAGAAACAATGCTCGGAGAAGGAACAAGAAATTATCGAGCTAAAGGAGCAAGTGCGTGATCTTATGTTCTACATGGAAGCACAGAATACAATTGCCGGTTCGGAGCTAAAAAGTGAACTAGTCGACGGAACAGTCGTGCTTCCGGCCGATGCTGTTGCGGCCGCTTCGTCTATTTCCTCCCACAGTGGACTCGCAGTGGGCACTAGCGCAAATGGCGGTAAAGCCAAGCGTCGGCAAAGGAGAAAGTAA
- the LOC128707316 gene encoding deoxyhypusine hydroxylase has translation MVQVEESKLIAIGDVLNNRDRPLKERFRALFTLRNIGGERALESIGRCFDDESALLKHELAYCLGQMQDVRAIPMLTKVLADVQQEPMVRHEAAEALGAIGDSSVEATLISFSKDPVVEVAETCEIALERVRWLKQTQEQALKDDPNPYASVDPTPPAASKSVEELRRILMDESDTLFNRYRAMFALRNLRTEEATLALATGLKGKSALFRHEVAFVLGQLQEECSIPFLVENLRDPAENEMVRHECAEALGAIATEECTRVLNEYLQDDKRVVKESCEVALDMCEYENSPEFQYADTLVKVANDG, from the coding sequence ATGGTGCAAGTTGaggaaagtaaattaattgcCATCGGTGATGTATTAAATAACCGTGATCGTCCACTAAAAGAACGGTTTCGAGCATTGTTCACGTTGCGAAATATTGGTGGCGAACGCGCACTCGAGTCCATCGGCCGGTGTTTCGATGATGAGTCGGCATTGCTTAAACACGAGCTGGCGTACTGTCTGGGACAGATGCAGGATGTGAGAGCGATTCCCATGCTTACGAAGGTGCTTGCCGATGTGCAACAGGAACCGATGGTAAGGCACGAAGCAGCCGAGGCACTCGGTGCCATCGGGGACAGCTCTGTGGAGGCAACGCTGATCAGCTTCAGTAAGGACCCTGTCGTGGAGGTAGCGGAAACGTGCGAAATCGCACTGGAACGTGTGCGATGGTTGAAACAAACGCAAGAGCAAGCACTGAAAGACGACCCAAATCCGTATGCCTCCGTAGACCCGACACCACCGGCCGCTTCCAAGAGCGTTGAAGAGCTCAGGCGAATCCTCATGGATGAATCGGACACGCTTTTCAATCGATATCGGGCCATGTTTGCGCTACGTAATCTGCGCACGGAGGAAGCCACCCTTGCACTGGCCACTGGACTAAAGGGCAAAAGTGCACTGTTCCGGCACGAGGTTGCGTTTGTGTTGGGTCAGCTGCAGGAAGAATGTAGTATACCATTTTTGGTAGAAAATTTGCGCGATCCGGCCGAAAACGAAATGGTGCGGCATGAATGTGCGGAAGCACTCGGTGCCATCGCAACGGAGGAGTGCACACGTGTGCTGAACGAGTATCTTCAGGATGACAAGCGCGTGGTAAAGGAAAGCTGCGAAGTAGCGCTGGACATGTGCGAGTATGAAAACAGTCCCGAATTCCAGTACGCCGACACGCTCGTGAAGGTAGCAAACGATGGATAA
- the LOC128708226 gene encoding tubulin-specific chaperone A yields MSDPRLRQLTIKTGVVKRLSKEKVVYEKEVVTQQNRIDKLKASGSDDHVLRKQEEVLQESMMMIPDCQRRLAKAHEELSEMIKNEEELKETEQYQAAVAVLDDAKANLPQKITA; encoded by the exons ATGTCTGATCCGCGCCTTCGTCAGCTAACCATCAAAACAGGTGTTGTGAAGCGGTTGTCGAAAGAAAAAGTTGTGTACGAAAAGGAAGTCGTTACACAGCAGAACCGCATCGACAAGCTGAAAGCGTCCGGTTCGGATGATCATGTGCTGCGCAAGCAGGAGGAAGTGTTGCAGGAATCCATGATGATGATTCCGGACTGCCAGAGACG TTTGGCCAAAGCTCACGAGGAACTTtcggaaatgataaaaaacgAAGAGGAACTCAAGGAAACAGAACAGTATCAAGCAGCCGTGGCAGTGTTGGATGATGCCAAAGCGAATCTTCCACAAAAGATTACGGCGTAG
- the LOC128709132 gene encoding uncharacterized protein LOC128709132 has protein sequence MFAHELFQMDTTKPPPPIDDSFPHPALLEQLRVTDLQRVQQFLTTLTNRNVPLADSKVRSATIPINISTYRTELGQALNVLENLKHSALVLDDLLLKEGESEQRWEEELDRADQLKDVLLNVLEPLENVQCKQHLTHQLTTRQKKRAWQKRRNKRLLDDRKAEQTARTERLAEIATWEAEWKDRLLQERVTREELQMKTLILTDVRRRKARAKRVLTRFEKAVELLRQRQSAPSMHPQPEERFVTKMDALITEWKGKLGECLREEKRLKAELTRQSTANVSRRRENRWRKVLFGSAALGGMTGSRSEEDWWQELIEVRRAWDQFSLPSNPEQIQNQMEMPVGRSVAPGTWIVPPEQPLPEWDVYKEKKTAER, from the coding sequence ATGTTTGCACATGAGCTATTCCAGATGGACACCACGAAACCTCCGCCACCAATTGATGATTCCTTTCCGCATCCCGCACTGTTGGAGCAACTGCGAGTGACCGATTTGCAAAGAGTGCAACAATTTTTAACTACCTTAACTAACAGAAATGTACCACTCGCTGATAGCAAAGTCCGTTCTGCAACCATTCCCATCAACATTTCAACTTACCGGACGGAACTTGGCCAAGCCCTTAATGTTTTGGAAAACTTAAAACATTCAGCGTTGGTTTTGGATGATTTACTGCTAAAGGAAGGCGAATCCGAGCAAAGGTGGGAAGAAGAGCTAGACCGTGCGGACCAGCTGAAGGACGTTCTGTTGAATGTTCTAGAACCGCTGGAAAACGTACAGTGCAAGCAACACCTAACGCACCAGCTTACCACACGTCAAAAGAAGCGAGCATGGCAAAAGCGGCGTAATAAACGTCTGCTGGATGATCGCAAAGCCGAACAAACAGCCCGAACGGAACGTTTAGCAGAAATAGCTACCTGGGAAGCGGAATGGAAGGATCGACTACTACAGGAACGAGTTACGCGAGAAGAACTACAAATGAAAACGCTCATTCTAACCGACGTACGGCGCAGAAAGGCTCGAGCCAAACGGGTGTTAACTCGTTTTGAAAAAGCTGTTGAATTACTACGGCAACGACAAAGTGCTCCAAGCATGCACCCACAGCCCGAGGAACGATTCGTAACCAAAATGGACGCTCTCATAACAGAATGGAAGGGCAAGCTGGGAGAATGTCTTAGGGAAGAGAAACGGTTGAAAGCGGAGTTAACCCGTCAGTCCACTGCGAATGTTAGTCGCCGGCGAGAGAACCGTTGGCGTAAGGTTTTGTTTGGAAGTGCTGCGTTGGGTGGAATGACTGGCAGCCGGTCTGAAGAAGATTGGTGGCAGGAGCTTATAGAGGTGCGCCGTGCTTGGGATCAATTTTCCTTACCATCTAATCCGGAACAGATCCAAAACCAGATGGAAATGCCCGTTGGTAGGAGTGTAGCACCTGGCACGTGGATTGTGCCACCGGAACAACCGCTCCCGGAATGGGATGTGTATAAGGAGAAGAAAACAGCGGAGCGATGA